One stretch of Ornithinimicrobium ciconiae DNA includes these proteins:
- a CDS encoding ABC transporter ATP-binding protein: protein MTTPTTAPLLEVEDLRVTFGAKGKKQFTAVDGVSFGVAPGQTVGLVGESGCGKSVTSLAIMRLLPHRGNTVTGSVRFAGEDLLTLSDAAMRDHRGAELAMIFQDPLSSLNPVVPVGLQVTEVLKRHKGMKGATAKARATELLDKVGIPDPTRRLTDYPHQLSGGMRQRALIAMALACEPRLLIADEPTTALDVTIQAQILALLRELVEESGTALIMITHDLGVVAGLCDEVNVLYAGRIVERSDRHPLFETPRHPYTGGLLASIPRLDDPRGRRLTPVPGSVADNIPWEGGCAFAPRCSSEVAACRTTTPELVPDPEVGGNRLLRCHNPLPPDGSVLVRTAEPVETEAS, encoded by the coding sequence GTGACGACACCCACCACTGCTCCGCTCCTGGAGGTGGAGGACCTGCGGGTCACCTTCGGAGCCAAGGGCAAGAAACAGTTCACCGCCGTCGACGGTGTGTCCTTCGGCGTCGCGCCGGGCCAGACGGTCGGCCTGGTCGGCGAGTCCGGCTGCGGCAAGTCCGTGACCTCGCTGGCGATCATGCGGCTGCTCCCCCACCGGGGCAACACGGTGACCGGCTCGGTCCGCTTCGCCGGTGAGGACCTCCTCACCCTCTCCGACGCCGCCATGCGGGACCACCGCGGCGCCGAGCTGGCGATGATCTTCCAGGACCCGCTGAGCTCGCTGAACCCGGTGGTGCCCGTGGGCCTGCAGGTCACCGAGGTGCTCAAGCGCCACAAGGGCATGAAGGGCGCGACCGCCAAGGCCCGCGCCACCGAGCTGCTCGACAAGGTCGGCATCCCCGACCCCACCCGGCGCCTCACCGACTACCCGCACCAGTTGTCCGGGGGCATGCGCCAGCGGGCGCTCATCGCGATGGCCCTCGCCTGCGAGCCACGACTGCTCATCGCCGACGAGCCGACCACGGCGCTGGACGTCACGATCCAGGCCCAGATCCTCGCGCTGCTGCGCGAGCTGGTCGAGGAGTCCGGCACCGCGCTGATCATGATCACCCACGACCTCGGAGTGGTCGCCGGCCTCTGCGACGAGGTCAACGTGCTGTATGCCGGTCGCATCGTCGAGCGATCCGACCGGCACCCGCTCTTCGAGACCCCGAGGCACCCCTACACCGGTGGGCTGCTCGCCTCGATCCCCCGGCTGGACGACCCACGGGGACGGCGTCTGACGCCGGTGCCGGGGTCGGTCGCCGACAACATCCCCTGGGAGGGCGGCTGTGCGTTCGCCCCGCGCTGTTCCAGCGAGGTGGCGGCCTGTCGCACGACGACTCCAGAGCTGGTGCCTGACCCAGAGGTCGGCGGCAACCGGTTGCTGCGGTGTCACAACCCGCTGCCGCCGGACGGGTCGGTCCTGGTGCGCACCGCCGAACCGGTCGAGACGGAGGCAAGCTGA
- the typA gene encoding translational GTPase TypA, with protein MPLKNRDDIRNVAIVAHVDHGKTTLVDAMLWQAGAFTGHDAESHTVERVMDSGDLEREKGITILAKNTAVHYNGPAAQELGIDGGVTINIIDTPGHADFGGEVERGLSMVDGVVLLVDASEGPLPQTRFVLRKALAARMPVILCINKVDRPDSRIEAVTEEVYELFMDLLDDADQNSAALEFPIVYASAKSGRASLTRPSDGEQPDSRDLEPLFRTILDTIPAPTYDPEVPLQAHVTNLDSSLFLGRLALCRIRSGTINKGQQVAWCRSDGSMQKVKITELLLTEALERVPATSAGPGDIIAIAGIPEITIGETLADVDDPRPLPLITVDEPAISMTIGTNTSPLAGRVKGSKVTARLVKDRLDKELIGNVSLRVLPTERPDAWEVQGRGELALAILVEQMRREGFELTVGKPQVVTKEIDGKIHEPVERLTIDAPEEHLGAITQVLAARKGRMEQMSNHGTGWIRMDFIVPARGLIGFRTEFMTETRGTGIANHVFEGYSPWFGEIRTRQTGSLVSDRTGVATTYAMFNLQERGSMFLEPTTEVYEGMIVGENSRADDMDVNITKERKLTNVRSAGADVLERLIPARNLSLEQSLEFCREDECVEVTPEAVRIRKVVLDHNLRARSAARAKNRD; from the coding sequence ATGCCCTTGAAGAATCGCGACGACATCCGGAATGTCGCCATCGTTGCCCACGTCGACCACGGAAAGACCACGCTGGTCGACGCCATGCTGTGGCAGGCCGGCGCGTTCACCGGACACGACGCCGAGTCCCACACCGTCGAGCGGGTCATGGACAGCGGTGACCTGGAGCGTGAAAAGGGCATCACGATCCTGGCCAAGAACACGGCCGTGCACTACAACGGCCCGGCGGCACAGGAGCTCGGCATCGACGGGGGCGTCACGATCAACATCATCGACACCCCCGGCCACGCCGACTTCGGTGGCGAGGTCGAGCGCGGCCTGTCCATGGTCGACGGGGTCGTCCTGCTGGTCGACGCCTCCGAGGGCCCGTTGCCGCAGACCCGCTTCGTCCTCCGCAAGGCGCTCGCTGCCCGGATGCCCGTCATCCTGTGCATCAACAAGGTGGACCGGCCCGACTCGCGCATCGAGGCGGTGACCGAGGAGGTCTACGAGCTGTTCATGGACCTGCTGGACGACGCCGACCAGAACTCCGCCGCCCTGGAGTTCCCGATCGTCTATGCCTCGGCCAAGTCCGGGCGGGCCAGCCTCACCCGGCCGTCCGACGGCGAGCAGCCGGACAGCCGCGACCTGGAACCGCTGTTCCGCACCATCCTGGACACCATCCCGGCACCGACCTATGACCCCGAGGTGCCCCTGCAGGCGCACGTCACCAACCTGGACTCCTCCCTGTTCCTGGGCCGCCTGGCGCTGTGCCGGATCCGCTCCGGCACGATCAACAAGGGTCAGCAGGTGGCCTGGTGTCGCAGCGACGGCAGCATGCAGAAGGTCAAGATCACCGAGCTGCTGCTCACCGAGGCTCTCGAGCGCGTCCCGGCCACCAGCGCTGGCCCCGGCGACATCATCGCGATCGCGGGCATCCCCGAGATCACCATCGGTGAGACCCTCGCCGACGTCGACGACCCCCGTCCACTCCCGCTGATCACCGTGGATGAGCCAGCCATCAGCATGACGATCGGCACCAACACCTCCCCGCTCGCCGGTCGGGTCAAGGGATCGAAGGTCACCGCCCGCCTGGTGAAGGACCGGCTCGACAAGGAACTCATCGGCAACGTGTCCCTGCGGGTCCTGCCGACCGAGCGCCCCGACGCCTGGGAGGTGCAGGGCCGTGGCGAGCTGGCACTGGCGATCCTCGTGGAGCAGATGCGCCGCGAGGGTTTCGAGCTGACCGTCGGCAAGCCGCAGGTGGTCACCAAGGAGATCGACGGCAAGATCCACGAGCCGGTCGAGCGCCTCACCATCGACGCCCCCGAGGAGCACCTCGGCGCGATCACCCAGGTGCTGGCTGCGCGCAAGGGCCGCATGGAGCAGATGTCCAACCACGGCACCGGCTGGATCCGGATGGACTTCATCGTGCCGGCACGCGGCCTCATCGGCTTCCGCACCGAGTTCATGACCGAGACCCGCGGCACCGGCATCGCCAACCACGTCTTCGAGGGTTATTCGCCGTGGTTCGGAGAGATCCGCACCCGGCAGACCGGCTCGCTGGTCTCTGACCGGACCGGTGTCGCCACCACCTACGCGATGTTCAACCTGCAGGAGCGCGGCTCGATGTTCCTCGAGCCCACCACCGAGGTCTACGAGGGCATGATCGTCGGGGAGAACTCCCGCGCCGATGACATGGACGTCAACATCACCAAGGAGCGCAAGCTCACCAACGTGCGCTCGGCGGGTGCTGATGTTCTGGAGCGGCTCATCCCGGCGCGCAACCTGTCCCTGGAGCAGTCCCTGGAGTTCTGCCGCGAGGACGAGTGCGTGGAGGTCACGCCCGAAGCCGTGCGGATCCGCAAGGTCGTCCTGGACCACAACCTGCGGGCCCGGTCCGCCGCCCGCGCCAAGAATCGTGACTGA
- a CDS encoding xanthine dehydrogenase small subunit, which translates to MGSSSIIVNGTPRACAASPHVSLLDWLREQGWTGAKEGCAEGECGACAVLVARPDVPGQTRWTSVNACLPPALALDGQEVVTSEGLGAGPTPGQGAELHPVQREMADRGGSQCGYCTPGFVCAMAAEFYRPERAPQAGPDSPECGANGFDLHALSGNLCRCTGYRPIRDAAYALGDPDPADPLTARREHAAPMAAATAVRERDGQFVRPTELATLLSLLADSPDAVLLAGATDAGVERNLRHTRSPLVLAIDRLEELRTLVVDEGMVEIGAALTLSEIERGLAGRVPLLADLFPQFASRLIRNAATLGGNLGTGSPIGDAAPVLLALDADLVLASAAGEREVPLAEYSTGYRQSVRRAGELIRAVRVPLPLAPRTAFYKIAKRRFDDISSVAVAIAMTLEGGVVESVRIGLGGVAATPVRALATEQALVGQAWDLTTATRAAEVMGNEGTPLDDHRASARYRSAMLKQALLRFFDEQGPTKPLQKDGFGLRNHSENGGDR; encoded by the coding sequence ATGGGCTCGAGCAGCATCATCGTCAATGGCACGCCGCGCGCGTGCGCCGCATCCCCCCACGTCAGCCTGCTGGACTGGCTGCGCGAGCAGGGGTGGACCGGCGCCAAGGAGGGCTGCGCGGAGGGGGAGTGCGGCGCCTGTGCGGTCCTCGTGGCCCGACCCGACGTCCCAGGGCAGACCCGCTGGACCTCCGTCAACGCCTGCCTGCCCCCTGCTCTCGCCCTCGACGGGCAGGAGGTCGTCACCAGCGAGGGTCTGGGTGCCGGGCCGACCCCCGGGCAGGGGGCCGAGCTCCACCCCGTGCAGCGGGAGATGGCGGACCGCGGTGGCTCTCAGTGCGGCTACTGCACCCCGGGGTTTGTCTGCGCGATGGCTGCTGAGTTCTATCGCCCCGAGCGGGCGCCGCAGGCCGGTCCGGACTCGCCCGAGTGTGGAGCCAACGGCTTTGATCTGCACGCGCTCAGCGGCAACCTGTGCCGGTGCACGGGCTACCGCCCGATCCGGGACGCCGCCTATGCCCTGGGCGACCCGGACCCAGCCGACCCCCTCACAGCGCGTCGCGAGCACGCAGCCCCGATGGCGGCAGCCACCGCGGTGCGCGAGCGAGACGGGCAGTTCGTCCGTCCCACGGAGCTGGCCACCCTCCTCTCCCTGCTGGCGGACAGTCCCGATGCTGTCCTGCTCGCCGGCGCCACGGACGCGGGAGTCGAACGCAACCTTCGGCATACGCGCTCCCCGCTCGTGCTGGCCATCGACCGGCTGGAGGAGCTGCGCACCCTGGTCGTCGACGAGGGTATGGTCGAGATCGGCGCCGCCCTCACCCTCAGCGAGATCGAACGCGGTCTGGCCGGGCGGGTGCCCCTGCTGGCGGACCTGTTCCCGCAGTTCGCGTCCCGGCTGATCCGCAATGCCGCCACGCTCGGCGGCAACCTGGGCACCGGCTCGCCGATCGGGGACGCCGCGCCGGTGCTGCTCGCGCTGGACGCCGACCTCGTGCTGGCCTCCGCGGCTGGGGAGCGGGAGGTGCCGCTGGCGGAGTACTCCACGGGCTACCGACAGAGCGTGCGTCGGGCCGGAGAGCTGATCCGGGCCGTGCGGGTCCCCCTGCCGCTGGCGCCCCGGACGGCCTTCTACAAGATCGCCAAGCGCCGTTTTGACGACATCTCCTCGGTCGCGGTCGCCATCGCGATGACCCTTGAGGGCGGCGTCGTCGAGTCCGTGCGCATCGGCCTGGGTGGGGTGGCCGCCACCCCGGTCCGGGCGCTGGCCACCGAGCAGGCGCTGGTGGGTCAGGCCTGGGACCTGACCACCGCCACGCGGGCCGCCGAGGTGATGGGCAACGAAGGCACCCCATTGGACGACCACCGCGCGAGCGCCCGGTATCGCAGCGCCATGCTCAAGCAGGCGTTGTTGCGGTTCTTTGACGAGCAGGGGCCGACGAAACCACTGCAAAAAGACGGGTTCGGCCTACGAAACCACTCTGAAAATGGGGGGGACCGATGA
- a CDS encoding PIG-L family deacetylase — MTEHNIPVGHDIPVGHDIPVGHDTTTAPTARPSLAEALGEVPDRPLRVVAVHAHPDDETLATGLALAHHVARGDRVHVITCTLGEEGEVIPIELAHLEGDPALGPHRARELDAAMARLGAEHDYLATGSSRLTKPRWRDSGMAGSDAAAHPLAFAGAPVDQGAELLAERLGILLPDLVLTYDQEGGYGHPDHIQTHRVTVAAVAALPERLRPRLFAVLTPRSWALEDRAWLAEHVPAGNGLTVPGGEDPFPPSVVDDTLVTHAVEDPAAVSAQVAALREHPTQVTILEDAPAPYYALSNDIAARLPGREGYAELDPETGALLR, encoded by the coding sequence GTGACTGAGCACAACATCCCGGTCGGGCACGACATCCCGGTCGGGCACGACATCCCGGTCGGGCACGACACCACCACGGCGCCCACCGCCCGCCCCTCGCTGGCGGAGGCCCTGGGTGAGGTGCCCGACCGGCCGCTGCGGGTGGTCGCCGTCCACGCCCACCCCGACGACGAGACGCTGGCCACCGGTCTCGCGCTGGCCCACCACGTCGCCCGGGGGGACCGGGTGCACGTGATCACCTGCACCCTGGGTGAGGAGGGAGAGGTCATCCCGATCGAGCTGGCGCACCTTGAGGGGGACCCCGCCCTCGGTCCGCACCGGGCCCGCGAGCTGGATGCCGCGATGGCCCGGCTTGGGGCCGAGCACGACTATCTCGCGACCGGCTCCAGCCGGCTGACCAAGCCTCGCTGGCGGGACAGCGGCATGGCTGGGTCCGACGCCGCGGCGCACCCGCTCGCCTTCGCCGGCGCGCCGGTGGACCAGGGCGCCGAACTGCTGGCGGAACGACTCGGCATACTCCTGCCTGACCTGGTGCTGACCTATGACCAGGAGGGTGGTTATGGCCACCCCGACCACATCCAGACCCACCGGGTGACGGTGGCCGCAGTCGCCGCGCTGCCCGAGCGGCTGCGACCGAGGCTGTTTGCGGTGCTGACGCCGCGATCCTGGGCACTGGAGGACCGCGCGTGGCTGGCCGAGCACGTGCCGGCCGGCAACGGACTGACCGTGCCTGGCGGTGAGGACCCCTTCCCGCCCTCGGTCGTGGACGACACGCTGGTCACCCATGCCGTCGAGGACCCGGCCGCGGTGAGCGCGCAGGTGGCGGCGCTGCGCGAGCACCCCACCCAGGTGACGATCCTGGAGGACGCCCCGGCGCCTTACTACGCCCTGTCCAACGACATCGCCGCCCGGCTGCCCGGCCGGGAGGGTTATGCCGAGCTTGACCCGGAGACCGGTGCCCTGCTGCGGTGA
- a CDS encoding (deoxy)nucleoside triphosphate pyrophosphohydrolase, protein MTAQLVVAAALVDDLTRPTRLLAARRSAPPALAGQWEFPGGKVEPEEDPVTALRRELREELGVGIQLGQQIAGPREGRWPLSVPGLTLVLWWAVPLGEPRPLEDHDALRWLARGQLSAVPWLASNAPMVEAVRASLEP, encoded by the coding sequence GTGACTGCTCAACTCGTGGTGGCCGCGGCGCTGGTCGATGACCTGACCCGCCCGACCCGGCTGCTGGCCGCTCGACGCTCGGCCCCTCCTGCCCTGGCGGGTCAGTGGGAGTTCCCCGGCGGCAAGGTCGAGCCGGAGGAGGATCCGGTGACCGCCCTGCGACGTGAGCTGCGTGAGGAGCTGGGGGTCGGCATACAGCTCGGGCAGCAGATCGCCGGGCCCCGGGAGGGTCGCTGGCCGTTGTCGGTCCCCGGCCTCACGTTGGTGCTGTGGTGGGCCGTGCCGCTGGGTGAGCCCCGGCCCCTCGAGGATCACGACGCGCTGCGCTGGCTCGCCAGGGGCCAGCTCTCGGCGGTGCCGTGGCTGGCCAGCAACGCCCCCATGGTCGAGGCCGTTCGTGCCTCGCTCGAGCCCTGA
- a CDS encoding ABC transporter permease, which translates to MLKFIIRRLLQAVLALFVLSILLFAWLRSLPGGVVSALLGERGTPETAAQLTEQLGLNDPIFVQYWRFLSRAAQGDFGISNGVYRGEPALDVFIQRFPATLELSIFAIALALILAIPLGYIAARRRGGPLDTGSVIFSLIGVAVPVFFLAYVLKYIFAVQLGWLPPSGRQTVGINATHITNMYVLDGIITREWDAAWDALKHLILPTLALASIPFAIIFRITRAAVIDVMDEDYVRTARAKGLHAKTIRGRHIMRNALIPVVTIVGLQIGALLAGAVLTEKVFAFQGIGQALAIGFELRDYPVLQVLILMAALIYILVNLLVDIAYAVIDPRVRTK; encoded by the coding sequence GTGCTGAAGTTCATCATCCGCCGGCTGCTGCAGGCCGTGCTGGCGCTCTTCGTGCTGAGCATCTTGCTCTTCGCGTGGTTGCGTTCCCTGCCTGGCGGGGTCGTCAGCGCGCTGCTCGGCGAGCGCGGCACGCCAGAGACCGCCGCCCAGCTCACGGAGCAGCTCGGTCTCAATGACCCCATCTTCGTCCAGTACTGGCGGTTCCTGAGCCGCGCGGCGCAGGGCGACTTCGGCATCTCCAACGGCGTCTACCGCGGGGAGCCGGCACTGGACGTCTTCATCCAGCGCTTTCCCGCCACGCTCGAGCTGAGCATCTTCGCCATCGCCCTGGCCCTGATTCTGGCCATCCCGTTGGGCTACATCGCCGCCCGGCGACGCGGCGGTCCGCTGGACACCGGCAGCGTGATCTTCTCCCTGATCGGGGTGGCCGTCCCCGTCTTCTTCCTGGCCTACGTCCTGAAGTACATCTTCGCCGTGCAGCTGGGCTGGCTGCCCCCGTCAGGGCGGCAGACCGTGGGCATCAACGCCACCCACATCACCAATATGTATGTCCTGGACGGCATCATCACCCGTGAGTGGGATGCCGCCTGGGACGCCCTCAAGCATCTGATCCTGCCAACCTTGGCGCTGGCCTCGATCCCCTTCGCCATCATCTTCCGCATCACCCGGGCGGCGGTGATCGACGTGATGGACGAGGACTATGTGCGCACCGCGCGCGCCAAGGGACTGCACGCCAAGACCATCCGTGGGCGACACATCATGCGCAACGCCCTGATCCCGGTCGTGACCATCGTCGGACTGCAGATCGGTGCCCTGCTCGCCGGTGCGGTGCTGACCGAGAAGGTCTTTGCCTTCCAGGGCATCGGTCAGGCCCTGGCGATCGGGTTTGAGCTACGCGACTACCCCGTCCTCCAGGTGCTGATCCTGATGGCCGCCCTGATCTATATCCTCGTCAACCTCCTGGTGGACATCGCCTACGCGGTGATCGATCCGCGCGTCCGGACCAAGTGA
- a CDS encoding flavin reductase family protein, which produces MNVDGPNGPTPVDPQVYRRAIGRFATGVTVATTFAGQHDHAMTANSITSVSLDPVLLLISVERAARWHDAVSESGVWGISILGHHAKAAASWLSTPGRPLHGQLDRVAHHRGAATGVALVDGALAAFECRTTGIHAAGDHSLVVGEVVGLEVPPRVDPALVHFRGRYGHLD; this is translated from the coding sequence GTGAACGTCGACGGACCCAACGGACCGACCCCGGTCGACCCCCAGGTCTACCGCCGCGCGATCGGCCGGTTCGCGACCGGGGTGACCGTGGCCACCACCTTCGCGGGACAGCACGACCACGCGATGACCGCCAACTCGATCACCAGCGTCTCGCTCGACCCCGTCCTGCTGCTCATCTCCGTGGAGCGCGCGGCGCGCTGGCACGACGCGGTGAGCGAGTCCGGGGTGTGGGGCATCAGCATCCTCGGGCACCACGCCAAGGCCGCCGCGTCCTGGCTCAGCACGCCCGGACGGCCCCTGCACGGGCAGCTCGACCGGGTGGCGCACCACCGCGGCGCGGCCACCGGAGTGGCTCTGGTCGACGGTGCCCTGGCCGCCTTCGAGTGCCGCACGACCGGCATCCACGCCGCCGGTGACCACAGCCTCGTCGTCGGGGAGGTCGTCGGCCTGGAGGTCCCGCCGCGCGTGGACCCGGCGCTGGTCCACTTCCGCGGTCGTTATGGGCACCTGGACTAA
- a CDS encoding ABC transporter permease: MDALAEAGSLSDEEGVSLWRSAWRRLRRDPVFLMGLVITGIFVLIAIIAPWITPHDPTARLLITQITPATPIPDPQPGFPLGGDDAGRDLLSRLIAGSRQTLIVGVLATLGGLAGGMILGTIAGGLGGWADTAVMRVVDVMLSIPSLLMAFSIAALFARPSQWTVILAIAIIQIPIFARLLRGSMMAQRHSDHVLAARALGVRHPAIVFRHMLPNSIGPVIVQGTLVLAVSIIDAAALSFLGLGNPNDAVPEWGQMLGKAQEFFNSYPHIAVYPAVCIIVVALGFTLMGESLREALDPKSRR; encoded by the coding sequence ATCGACGCCCTGGCTGAGGCCGGGTCGCTCTCCGACGAGGAGGGCGTGAGCCTGTGGCGCAGCGCCTGGCGGCGCCTGCGCCGCGACCCGGTCTTCCTGATGGGCCTGGTGATCACCGGCATCTTCGTCCTCATCGCGATCATCGCGCCCTGGATCACCCCCCACGACCCGACGGCCCGGCTGCTGATCACGCAGATCACCCCGGCCACCCCCATCCCCGACCCGCAGCCGGGGTTCCCGCTGGGGGGTGACGACGCCGGCCGCGACCTGCTCTCCCGGCTCATCGCGGGCTCCCGCCAGACGCTGATCGTCGGGGTGCTGGCCACCCTCGGCGGTCTGGCCGGCGGCATGATCCTCGGCACCATCGCCGGCGGGCTCGGCGGCTGGGCCGACACGGCGGTGATGCGCGTCGTCGACGTGATGCTGTCCATCCCCAGCCTGCTGATGGCCTTCTCGATCGCGGCGCTGTTCGCCCGACCGAGCCAGTGGACGGTGATCTTGGCCATCGCGATCATCCAGATCCCCATCTTCGCCAGGCTCCTCCGGGGGTCGATGATGGCCCAGCGGCACAGCGACCACGTGCTGGCCGCCCGAGCGCTCGGGGTGCGCCACCCGGCGATCGTCTTCCGGCACATGCTGCCCAACTCCATCGGCCCGGTCATCGTGCAGGGCACGCTGGTCCTGGCGGTCTCGATCATCGACGCGGCGGCACTGTCCTTCCTCGGCCTGGGCAACCCCAACGACGCCGTGCCCGAGTGGGGCCAGATGCTCGGCAAGGCCCAGGAGTTCTTCAACTCCTACCCGCACATCGCCGTCTACCCGGCCGTGTGCATCATCGTGGTCGCGCTCGGCTTCACCCTCATGGGTGAGTCGTTGCGCGAGGCCCTCGACCCCAAGTCACGGAGGTGA
- a CDS encoding ABC transporter substrate-binding protein: MTIRKMAAIAGTAALALVLTSCAESDRDDGNDGANGGDNAAEDNADGTDSTAGGDAGASDATFIFGAAGAPTTFDPFYASDGETFRVTRQIFQNLIGIQPGGTEAVPELATEWTSSDDGLVWDFTIQEGVKFHDGTDLNAQAVCDNFERWADQNEAGMSPSGAYYYGNDFGFGDDSLYGGCEATEDYTAQVTVTRVTGKFPMVLSQSSYAIQSPTAMEEYDANGIALEGEAFTFPEYAQEHPTGTGPFKFEEYDNSAGTVTITRNDDFWGEQAGVGTIVFKIIADENARRQELEAGTIHGYDLPNPIDWQALEDAGNQVLIRDPFNVLYLALNPVADPQLEDPLVRQALYHALNREQLVTSQLPEGATVATQFMPDTVSGWNADIPAYEYDVEKAKDLLEQAGKSDLTIELWYPSEVSRPYMPDPQRIYDAVKADWEAAGITVETVTKPWSGGYIDDTQASRAPAFFLGWTGDLNSADNFLCAFFCGDDNQFGTSAYPFHDDLQAQISAADAEPDEAARTALYEELNANVMSGDWLPGLPLSHSPPAIVVGANVEGLVQSPLTAEDFSTVTMSE; this comes from the coding sequence ATGACTATCCGCAAGATGGCGGCCATCGCCGGGACGGCCGCACTGGCGCTCGTCCTGACGTCGTGCGCCGAGTCCGATCGAGACGACGGCAACGACGGTGCCAATGGCGGCGACAACGCCGCCGAGGACAACGCCGATGGCACCGACTCAACAGCTGGCGGTGACGCCGGCGCGTCCGACGCCACGTTCATCTTCGGAGCCGCGGGCGCCCCGACGACGTTCGACCCGTTCTATGCCAGCGACGGCGAGACCTTCCGCGTCACCCGCCAGATCTTCCAGAACCTCATCGGCATCCAGCCCGGCGGCACCGAGGCCGTGCCGGAGCTGGCCACCGAGTGGACCAGCAGCGACGACGGCCTGGTCTGGGACTTCACCATCCAGGAGGGTGTGAAGTTCCACGACGGCACCGACCTGAACGCCCAGGCGGTCTGCGACAACTTCGAGCGCTGGGCCGACCAGAACGAGGCGGGCATGAGCCCGTCGGGTGCCTACTACTACGGCAACGACTTCGGCTTCGGCGACGACTCGCTCTACGGCGGCTGCGAGGCCACCGAGGACTACACCGCACAGGTCACCGTCACTCGCGTGACCGGCAAGTTCCCGATGGTCCTGTCGCAGTCCTCCTACGCCATCCAGTCCCCGACCGCGATGGAGGAGTACGACGCCAACGGCATCGCCCTCGAGGGCGAGGCGTTCACCTTCCCGGAGTACGCCCAGGAGCACCCGACCGGCACCGGTCCGTTCAAGTTCGAGGAGTACGACAACTCCGCGGGCACGGTGACCATCACCCGCAACGATGACTTCTGGGGCGAGCAGGCCGGCGTCGGCACCATCGTCTTCAAGATCATCGCCGACGAGAACGCCCGTCGTCAGGAGCTCGAGGCCGGCACCATCCACGGCTACGACCTGCCGAACCCGATCGACTGGCAGGCACTCGAGGACGCGGGCAACCAGGTCCTCATCCGTGACCCGTTCAACGTCCTCTACCTGGCGCTGAACCCGGTCGCCGACCCGCAGCTGGAGGACCCGCTGGTCCGTCAGGCGCTCTACCACGCACTCAACCGCGAGCAGCTCGTCACCTCGCAGTTGCCGGAGGGTGCCACGGTGGCCACCCAGTTCATGCCGGACACGGTCAGCGGCTGGAATGCCGACATCCCCGCCTACGAGTACGACGTGGAGAAGGCCAAGGACCTGCTCGAGCAGGCCGGCAAGTCCGACCTGACCATCGAGCTGTGGTACCCGAGCGAGGTCAGCCGCCCCTACATGCCGGACCCCCAGCGCATCTATGACGCGGTCAAGGCGGACTGGGAAGCGGCCGGCATCACGGTGGAGACGGTCACCAAGCCCTGGTCCGGTGGTTACATCGACGACACCCAGGCCAGCCGCGCCCCGGCCTTCTTCCTGGGCTGGACCGGTGACCTGAACTCGGCGGACAACTTCCTGTGCGCCTTCTTCTGTGGTGACGACAACCAGTTCGGCACCTCGGCCTATCCGTTCCACGACGACCTGCAGGCACAGATCTCTGCGGCCGACGCGGAGCCGGATGAGGCAGCGCGCACCGCGCTCTACGAGGAGCTCAACGCCAACGTCATGAGCGGCGACTGGCTGCCTGGCCTGCCGCTGTCGCACAGCCCGCCGGCCATCGTCGTGGGTGCGAACGTCGAGGGCCTGGTCCAGAGCCCGCTGACGGCCGAGGACTTCTCGACAGTCACGATGAGCGAGTGA